The following are from one region of the Bacteroidia bacterium genome:
- a CDS encoding IS5/IS1182 family transposase, with translation NYLKGIKGDNMNVILAAAAMNFKRVMNLWRTEAIRSWLLIYNFIVSAYWNFIAQNLKLTF, from the coding sequence GAATTATCTTAAAGGAATCAAGGGTGATAATATGAATGTGATTTTGGCTGCTGCGGCAATGAACTTTAAACGAGTCATGAACCTCTGGCGTACAGAGGCAATCAGAAGTTGGTTACTTATTTACAACTTTATTGTAAGTGCTTACTGGAATTTTATTGCTCAAAATCTAAAATTGACTTTTTGA